From the genome of Denticeps clupeoides chromosome 4, fDenClu1.1, whole genome shotgun sequence, one region includes:
- the LOC114788529 gene encoding G-protein coupled receptor 55: MRNNCSFENVDNLMQSLELVIYLPTFVFGLVLNALALVFFCVRLRKWTESTIYITNLALMDLLLLLLLPFKMHATNHRWQAEMHRLCSFLESMYFVGMYGSIFTITCIAVDRYIAIQYPFRANQLRSPKTTLVTCSVIWGVVISATIPVHSFREDKDTDFHCFHGFSKNGWNPFLIGALEIFGFIIPALVIIFCSLKSIHTLRQSERNSTMNRICKRIIYSSLFAFIVPFTPCHIGIFLQFLVRQSVITDCYVQNRIALFVQVAMCLANITCCLDAICFYFIVSEVSSSNETFRRSISQRRTLSTSEV; this comes from the coding sequence ATGAGGAATAATTGTTCATTTGAGAACGTGGACAATCTTATGCAGTCTTTAGAGCTGGTTATATATCTGCCCACCTTTGTATTTGGACTGGTGTTGAATGCTCTGGCGCTGGTCTTTTTCTGTGTACGTCTCCGGAAATGGACGGAATCCACCATATACATTACCAACTTGGCATTAATGGACCTCCTCCTGCTTCTTTTGCTGCCATTCAAGATGCATGCCACAAATCACCGGTGGCAGGCTGAGATGCATCGGTTATGCTCATTTTTAGAGAGCATGTACTTTGTGGGAATGTATGGCAGCATCTTCACAATCACCTGCATTGCAGTGGACCGCTACATTGCTATTCAATATCCATTTCGGGCCAATCAATTGCGGTCTCCAAAGACTACCCTGGTCACCTGCTCAGTTATCTGGGGTGTGGTCATAAGTGCCACAATACCAGTCCACAGCTTCCGAGAAGACAAAGACACAGACTTTCATTGTTTCCATGGCTTTTCCAAAAATGGTTGGAACCCATTCTTAATAGGTGCCTTGGAGATATTTGGTTTTATCATCCCCGCCTTAGTAATAATTTTTTGCTCGCTCAAAAGCATCCATACACTGAGACAGTCCGAAAGAAACAGCACAATGAATCGTATCTGCAAAAGGATCATCTACAGCAGCTTGTTTGCCTTCATTGTGCCTTTCACCCCCTGCCACATAGGCATTTTCCTGCAGTTTCTAGTGCGCCAAAGCGTCATTACTGACTGTTACGTACAAAACAGAATTGCCTTATTCGTGCAAGTGGCCATGTGCCTGGCCAACATCACCTGCTGCCTCGACGCTATCTGCTTCTACTTCATTGTCAGTGAGGTCAGTTCTTCCAATGAAACATTCAGGCGGTCAATCAGTCAGAGGAGGACTCTCAGCACATCAGAAGTTTAA